The following proteins are encoded in a genomic region of Microcoleus sp. FACHB-68:
- a CDS encoding non-ribosomal peptide synthetase, translating into MQTITGFRLSPQQKYLWSLLQESPAYRAQCSLLIEGNLNQKTLKEALQAVINRHEILRTTFHRRPGVKVPIQVIESVTVPSWKFIDFTQSEPQDIQTKLQSILKEETSVNLEFDKSLLLRLSLIYLSENRYILIVSLPSLCADNRTLTNLAQEISQAYRACLQGEELSDEEIVQYVQFSEWQNELLEDEDAEAGKEFWNQQDFSTLANLKLPFENKRVEVPTRFEPNFSEDKIELSLVAKIEQAARKYNVSTSLFLLACWKILLWRLTGRETIIVNSAFDGRKYEELEPALGLFAKFLPLQTHLQDNFHFNEILQQIQQWERDAYKWQEYFLAEDIGNAILPFSFEFEEQPATYSAADISFSIVHQYVCFDRFKVKLSCQRQENFLLAQFHYDPAFIDEIAIRCLADQFHTLLESAANNPESVIGQLGILSERTRNQLLVEFNNTQVNYSQDQCIHKIFEEQVKRTPAQIALVFENQQLTYRELNDRSNKLANYLQKLGVEPETVVAICVERSLEMVVAMLGILKAGSAYLPLDPAMPADRIALMLQDAKVPVLLTQQHLVNNFGEHAAQVLCLDTEWKVIEKQAEDSIKPLKLTIPNPSNLAYVIYTSGSTGIPKGVAIEHRQLSNYLQGITDKLNLSAGANFALISTFAADLGHSVVFPSLCGGGCLHIISQERATDPEALADYCRQYPIDCLKIVPSHLQALLTASSPADILPRQRLILGGETLSWNLIETIKKYAPNCFILNHYGPTEATVGVLTYQVDSGEFAHISETVPLGCPLQNTQIYLLDSQLQPVPIGVPGEIYIGGAGLARGYLNQLKLTAEKFIVNPFNRETRLYKTGDLGRYLPDGNIEFLGRIDHQVKIRGFRIELGEIETVLSQHPAVRETVVVVREDKPGEKSLVAYINVNPKIQSPKSSEWRAFLKEKLPDYMMPSSFVVLKALPLTPNGKIDRQALPAPETLNTDLADTFVPPRTPVEEVLTGIWAKLLNLEKVGIHDNFFDLGGHSLLITQLLAKVRESFDVNLPLRSLFDFPTIAGLANSIDKQNANSFTLHPSKFALSAEAVLDSTIRPATQLIYSAKPTSIFLTGATGFLGAFLLNELLQKTQADIYCLVRSSDIESAKQRLKNSLECYSLWEERLSSRIIPVIGNLSEPLLGLSNEQFQTLASKLDVIYHNGAFVNFTYPYYALKNANVLGTQEILRLASAFKLKPVHFISTTSVFSPVIESGVQIVREQDNLTPGEALTGGYAQSKWVAEKLIEIARERGIPVSIYRPGRISGHSQTGVCNPSDFLYRAITGCIQLGCAPVHDRRMNIAPIDYVSRAIVHLSQQKELLGNTFHLANPQPFLLNELVDWMGSLGYPLERVSYDHWKAEIRNRAGESQENALYPLVGLFSEGDSETPKSKSGVLQFDCQNTLNGLAGTDIICPTVDINLFRTYFSYLIARGIVNAPKQNDELTTHKFA; encoded by the coding sequence ATGCAAACAATTACTGGATTTCGGCTTTCTCCTCAACAAAAATATTTATGGTCTTTGCTTCAAGAAAGCCCCGCTTATCGTGCCCAATGCTCTCTTCTTATAGAAGGTAATCTTAACCAAAAAACGTTAAAAGAAGCTTTACAAGCAGTCATCAATCGACATGAAATCTTACGAACAACTTTTCATCGCCGGCCAGGGGTAAAAGTTCCCATTCAAGTTATAGAAAGCGTCACTGTACCTTCCTGGAAATTTATTGATTTTACTCAAAGCGAGCCTCAAGATATACAAACGAAACTTCAAAGCATCCTAAAAGAAGAAACTAGCGTTAATCTTGAATTTGACAAATCGCTATTATTGCGTTTATCTTTAATTTATCTATCCGAAAATAGATATATTCTTATTGTTAGTTTGCCATCGCTTTGTGCCGATAACCGCACACTCACTAATTTGGCTCAAGAAATTAGCCAAGCTTATCGGGCTTGTCTTCAAGGTGAGGAACTGTCTGATGAAGAAATTGTGCAATATGTTCAATTTTCAGAATGGCAGAATGAATTACTTGAGGATGAAGATGCAGAAGCCGGCAAAGAATTTTGGAATCAGCAAGATTTTTCGACTTTAGCTAATTTAAAGTTGCCTTTTGAAAATAAAAGAGTTGAGGTGCCGACTCGCTTTGAACCCAACTTTAGCGAAGATAAAATAGAGCTTTCTCTCGTTGCTAAAATCGAACAAGCCGCAAGAAAGTATAATGTTTCAACTTCTCTATTTTTACTCGCTTGCTGGAAAATCTTACTTTGGCGATTAACTGGGCGAGAAACTATCATTGTTAACTCCGCCTTTGATGGCAGAAAATATGAAGAATTAGAACCGGCACTTGGATTATTTGCTAAATTCTTACCCCTTCAGACTCATCTGCAAGATAACTTCCACTTCAATGAAATTTTGCAGCAAATCCAGCAGTGGGAACGAGATGCTTACAAGTGGCAGGAATATTTCTTAGCAGAAGACATTGGCAACGCAATTTTACCTTTTAGTTTCGAGTTTGAGGAACAGCCGGCAACTTATTCTGCTGCTGATATATCTTTTTCAATTGTCCACCAGTACGTCTGCTTTGATCGGTTCAAAGTCAAACTTTCTTGCCAGCGCCAGGAAAATTTTCTCTTAGCACAGTTTCACTACGATCCGGCTTTTATTGACGAAATAGCAATTCGATGCTTAGCGGACCAATTTCATACTTTACTAGAAAGTGCCGCAAATAACCCAGAAAGTGTGATCGGACAGTTAGGAATATTGAGCGAACGTACGCGAAATCAACTGTTAGTAGAATTTAACAATACGCAAGTAAATTATTCACAAGATCAATGTATTCATAAAATTTTTGAAGAACAAGTAAAGCGCACACCTGCTCAGATTGCGCTTGTATTTGAAAATCAGCAGCTAACCTACCGGGAACTAAATGATCGCTCTAACAAACTTGCCAATTACCTACAGAAATTAGGCGTAGAACCTGAAACAGTAGTGGCAATTTGTGTGGAACGTTCCCTAGAAATGGTGGTGGCAATGCTGGGCATTCTTAAAGCCGGCAGCGCTTATTTACCGCTCGATCCAGCCATGCCGGCAGATCGCATAGCCTTGATGTTGCAAGATGCTAAGGTGCCGGTTTTGTTAACGCAACAGCATCTTGTGAATAACTTCGGCGAACACGCAGCACAGGTTCTTTGCCTAGATACGGAATGGAAAGTTATAGAAAAGCAAGCTGAAGATTCAATTAAACCCCTCAAATTAACTATCCCAAACCCATCAAACCTCGCCTATGTAATTTACACCTCTGGTTCCACCGGCATCCCCAAAGGCGTTGCGATTGAACACCGGCAACTATCTAATTACTTGCAGGGAATTACAGATAAATTAAACTTAAGTGCCGGTGCAAATTTTGCCCTCATTTCCACCTTTGCCGCCGACTTAGGGCATTCCGTTGTTTTTCCCTCCCTGTGCGGCGGTGGCTGTCTCCATATCATCTCCCAAGAACGCGCAACCGATCCCGAAGCACTTGCCGATTATTGCCGGCAATATCCCATTGATTGTCTGAAAATTGTCCCCTCTCATTTGCAAGCATTACTAACAGCTTCCTCTCCCGCAGATATCCTACCTCGTCAGCGATTAATCTTAGGCGGTGAAACTTTAAGTTGGAACTTGATTGAGACGATCAAAAAATACGCCCCAAACTGTTTTATCTTAAACCATTATGGGCCAACAGAAGCAACCGTAGGCGTTTTGACTTATCAGGTAGATTCAGGAGAATTCGCTCACATTTCGGAAACAGTTCCCCTAGGTTGTCCTCTGCAAAATACACAGATTTATTTACTGGATTCACAGTTGCAGCCGGTGCCGATTGGGGTGCCTGGTGAAATTTATATCGGTGGTGCGGGGTTAGCACGAGGCTATTTAAACCAGCTCAAACTCACGGCAGAGAAATTTATTGTTAACCCATTTAATCGGGAAACCCGACTGTACAAAACCGGCGATTTAGGCCGTTATTTACCCGATGGAAATATTGAGTTTTTAGGACGCATTGATCATCAGGTAAAAATTCGCGGTTTCCGCATTGAATTAGGCGAAATTGAAACAGTGCTGTCTCAACATCCGGCAGTGCGTGAAACAGTTGTTGTCGTGCGAGAAGATAAGCCTGGGGAAAAAAGCCTTGTCGCCTACATCAATGTCAACCCTAAAATTCAAAGTCCCAAATCTAGTGAATGGCGTGCTTTTTTGAAAGAAAAGCTGCCGGATTACATGATGCCATCATCATTTGTCGTACTCAAGGCACTGCCACTGACGCCAAATGGCAAAATAGATCGTCAAGCACTGCCGGCACCAGAAACCCTCAATACCGATTTAGCCGATACATTTGTCCCACCTCGCACCCCCGTTGAGGAGGTATTAACCGGCATTTGGGCAAAACTGCTTAATCTTGAAAAAGTGGGAATTCATGATAATTTCTTTGACTTGGGAGGACACTCCTTACTCATTACTCAATTATTAGCAAAGGTACGAGAAAGTTTTGATGTGAATCTGCCTTTACGCAGTTTGTTCGACTTTCCTACGATTGCCGGTTTAGCCAATAGCATTGATAAGCAAAATGCAAATTCTTTTACACTTCATCCCTCCAAGTTTGCTCTGAGTGCTGAAGCCGTCTTGGATTCTACAATTCGTCCCGCCACTCAACTTATTTATTCTGCCAAGCCTACCTCTATCTTCTTAACAGGAGCAACCGGCTTCCTCGGTGCTTTTTTACTGAATGAACTGTTGCAAAAAACACAGGCAGATATTTATTGCCTGGTACGTTCCTCTGATATTGAATCAGCCAAGCAACGGTTAAAAAACAGCCTTGAATGTTACTCACTATGGGAGGAACGCCTCAGTTCTCGAATTATCCCAGTTATCGGAAACTTGTCTGAACCCCTTTTAGGTCTTTCAAATGAGCAATTTCAAACGCTCGCCAGTAAACTTGATGTCATTTACCACAATGGTGCATTTGTTAACTTCACTTACCCCTATTACGCACTCAAAAACGCTAATGTTTTAGGAACTCAAGAAATTCTGCGATTGGCAAGTGCTTTTAAACTCAAGCCCGTCCATTTTATTTCTACTACTTCTGTTTTTTCACCAGTGATTGAGTCAGGCGTTCAAATTGTGCGAGAACAAGACAATTTGACTCCGGGCGAAGCCCTCACTGGTGGCTATGCTCAGAGTAAGTGGGTGGCTGAAAAGTTGATAGAAATTGCCCGCGAACGGGGGATTCCTGTTTCTATATACAGACCCGGACGTATTTCTGGGCACAGCCAAACAGGTGTTTGTAATCCTAGCGATTTTCTCTACAGAGCGATCACCGGCTGCATTCAACTCGGATGTGCGCCGGTTCATGACCGAAGGATGAATATAGCGCCAATTGACTATGTAAGCCGAGCAATTGTTCATCTTTCTCAGCAAAAAGAATTGCTAGGAAATACCTTTCATTTAGCCAACCCTCAGCCATTTCTTCTCAATGAATTAGTCGATTGGATGGGTTCGCTGGGTTATCCACTTGAGCGGGTTTCTTATGATCATTGGAAAGCAGAAATACGGAATAGGGCTGGAGAGTCTCAGGAAAATGCTTTATATCCGCTGGTCGGTCTTTTTTCTGAAGGAGATTCTGAAACGCCAAAATCTAAATCAGGGGTGCTACAGTTTGATTGCCAAAATACCTTAAATGGTCTTGCCGGCACAGACATCATTTGCCCAACAGTAGATATTAACTTGTTCCGCACCTACTTCTCATATCTCATCGCTCGTGGCATTGTAAATGCGCCTAAGCAAAATGATGAACTTACTACCCATAAATTCGCTTAA
- a CDS encoding aspartate aminotransferase family protein: MTEQLREKHLEALIERYTKRTKKSKQMMENSRPIMADNRASDGFRFPVKEMFYPIVAKRSLGSKIWDVDGNEYIDLTMGLGVNLFGHNPSFIKEALIEQLDKGIQIGPQAELAGEVAELISEITGMERVTFSNTGTEAVMAAIRVARAATGRNKIVVFSNSYHGHFDGVLAKAKKGDEHLSSLPQAPGIPLSMVEDVLVLNYGNPQSLEIIKAHSHELAAVLVEPVQTRRLDFQPKEFLQELRQLTKETEIVLIFDEMVSGFRIHLGGAQAWFGIEADIATYGKIVGGGMPIGIIAGKAAYMDRIDGGMWKYGDASYPQVEMTFFAGTFCKHPLAMAAARAVLQQLKTQGADLQENLNQRTSHLIQTLNAYLTENEAPIWLVNCGSVFRAVASSVHHIDPFLFHLIEKGIFISEGRSCFLSTAHTDQDIELIIQAVKESVQEMRKGGFWPVSSSNSQKVPAVSGGLKTK, from the coding sequence ATGACTGAACAATTACGAGAAAAACATTTAGAAGCGCTGATTGAGCGCTACACAAAGCGCACCAAGAAATCAAAGCAAATGATGGAAAACTCTCGCCCGATTATGGCAGATAATCGGGCTTCCGATGGGTTTCGTTTTCCCGTTAAAGAAATGTTTTATCCAATTGTAGCTAAGCGATCTCTCGGTTCCAAAATTTGGGATGTGGACGGGAATGAATACATTGATTTAACAATGGGATTGGGAGTTAATCTATTCGGACACAACCCATCTTTTATTAAAGAAGCACTGATTGAGCAACTGGATAAAGGCATTCAAATTGGCCCTCAAGCAGAACTTGCCGGCGAAGTTGCTGAGTTAATTTCTGAGATAACCGGCATGGAGCGCGTCACCTTTTCTAACACCGGCACCGAAGCCGTTATGGCAGCCATTCGAGTCGCCCGCGCCGCCACAGGACGCAATAAAATAGTTGTATTCTCAAATTCTTATCACGGTCATTTTGATGGAGTTCTGGCAAAGGCAAAAAAAGGAGATGAGCATTTAAGTTCGCTGCCACAAGCGCCTGGAATTCCTTTAAGCATGGTTGAAGATGTTTTGGTTTTAAATTACGGAAATCCTCAATCCCTCGAAATTATCAAAGCGCATTCTCATGAATTGGCGGCTGTTTTAGTTGAACCTGTACAGACTCGCCGGCTCGACTTTCAACCGAAAGAATTTCTCCAAGAACTCAGGCAATTAACCAAAGAAACAGAAATTGTATTAATCTTTGATGAAATGGTTTCGGGTTTCAGAATTCATTTAGGAGGGGCGCAAGCTTGGTTTGGGATAGAAGCTGATATTGCCACCTATGGAAAAATTGTCGGGGGTGGAATGCCGATTGGTATTATCGCCGGCAAAGCGGCTTATATGGATAGAATTGACGGCGGGATGTGGAAATATGGAGATGCTTCCTACCCTCAAGTCGAAATGACATTTTTCGCCGGCACTTTTTGCAAACACCCCCTGGCGATGGCAGCGGCACGCGCTGTATTGCAACAGCTTAAAACTCAAGGAGCCGATCTTCAAGAAAACTTAAACCAGCGCACCTCTCACTTAATCCAAACTTTGAACGCTTACTTAACAGAAAACGAAGCCCCAATTTGGTTAGTCAATTGTGGCTCAGTTTTCCGAGCTGTCGCCTCCTCAGTTCATCATATTGATCCTTTTCTCTTTCATTTAATCGAAAAAGGAATATTCATTTCTGAAGGTCGCAGTTGTTTTCTTTCCACTGCTCATACAGATCAAGATATTGAATTGATCATTCAAGCCGTGAAAGAAAGCGTCCAAGAAATGCGAAAAGGAGGGTTTTGGCCTGTTTCCTCCTCCAACTCGCAAAAAGTGCCGGCAGTTTCAGGTGGTTTAAAGACAAAATAA
- a CDS encoding class I SAM-dependent methyltransferase produces the protein MSSGIVYSDYDPLAQIYNQVWGEELAEVALQPVEQLLLKHLPKEAHILDLCCGSGQLAQKLLLKGYKVTGIDGSEKMLHYARENAPAGQFILDDARFFKFPATFHGVISTTYALQYVMNIEELTSVFQNVYNALLDNGWFLFDLSLEERFQSSSWQGLAGGDVQDNYAWAMQRSYQAEEKIGCVKTTIFQLIDEAWQRIDNTTLMKCYFPEEIQPALESVGFKKISIYDAEGDFAMPISGKIYFVCQK, from the coding sequence ATGTCTTCAGGCATTGTTTATTCCGACTACGATCCTTTAGCTCAGATATATAACCAAGTTTGGGGCGAGGAGCTAGCGGAGGTTGCGCTGCAACCTGTCGAACAATTATTGCTAAAGCATCTCCCCAAAGAAGCGCATATTCTTGACCTGTGTTGTGGCAGCGGCCAGTTAGCGCAAAAATTGCTCCTGAAAGGCTACAAAGTCACTGGAATTGATGGCTCCGAGAAGATGCTGCACTACGCTCGTGAAAATGCACCGGCAGGTCAATTTATCTTAGATGATGCCCGATTCTTCAAATTTCCGGCAACCTTTCATGGGGTCATTTCCACAACCTACGCTTTGCAATATGTCATGAACATTGAGGAATTAACTTCGGTTTTCCAGAATGTTTATAACGCGCTGTTAGATAATGGCTGGTTCCTGTTCGATTTGAGTTTAGAAGAACGGTTTCAATCCTCAAGCTGGCAAGGCTTGGCGGGTGGAGATGTTCAAGACAATTATGCGTGGGCGATGCAGCGCAGCTATCAAGCCGAAGAAAAAATAGGCTGCGTCAAAACTACAATATTCCAATTGATAGACGAAGCGTGGCAGCGAATCGATAACACGACTTTAATGAAATGTTACTTTCCCGAAGAAATTCAACCGGCTCTAGAAAGCGTGGGTTTCAAGAAAATTAGCATTTACGATGCAGAAGGTGATTTTGCTATGCCTATTTCTGGCAAGATATACTTTGTCTGTCAGAAATAA
- a CDS encoding MbtH family protein, translating to MNKDNTEDSTIYKVVVNDEGQYSIWPSDRENALGWQDAGKTGSKTECLAYIKEVWTDMRPLSLQKQMADSAGQTQA from the coding sequence ATGAATAAAGACAATACAGAAGACAGCACGATCTACAAAGTTGTTGTGAATGACGAAGGTCAATATTCAATATGGCCGAGTGACCGAGAAAACGCTCTCGGCTGGCAAGATGCCGGAAAAACCGGCTCTAAAACAGAATGTTTAGCCTACATTAAAGAAGTGTGGACGGATATGAGACCCCTCAGCCTCCAAAAGCAAATGGCAGACTCAGCCGGCCAAACACAAGCTTAA
- a CDS encoding thioesterase II family protein yields MPALQIFKNETAGIPACPKKNIQMLKTSKSAFNAWVMCPKPNPQASLRLFCFPYAGAGSQIFRTWAQSLPASIEVCPIELPGRGTRIMETPCTQLEPLVETLASVLLPHLDKPFAFFGHSMGALLSFEIVRRLRKKSNLLPLHLFVSGRQAPQIPDLNPPIHALPESAFLEELRRYNGTPQAVLENAELMQLLLPILRADFAAIETYVYASEPPLDCPITAFGGFQDPEASCDQLEAWREQTSAAFSLQMFPGDHFFLHSAQPQLLQFLSQALHKLADLGCG; encoded by the coding sequence ATGCCCGCACTACAAATTTTCAAAAATGAGACAGCCGGCATTCCCGCCTGCCCCAAAAAAAATATTCAAATGTTAAAAACAAGCAAATCAGCTTTTAACGCTTGGGTGATGTGCCCTAAACCCAATCCCCAAGCTAGCTTGCGCCTCTTTTGCTTTCCCTATGCCGGCGCGGGATCTCAAATTTTTCGCACATGGGCGCAGAGTCTGCCGGCAAGTATCGAAGTTTGTCCCATAGAACTGCCAGGGCGGGGAACTCGAATCATGGAAACTCCCTGCACTCAACTTGAGCCACTTGTTGAAACCCTCGCATCCGTTCTTTTGCCCCACCTAGACAAGCCATTTGCCTTTTTTGGTCATAGTATGGGGGCACTGCTGAGCTTTGAAATCGTTCGCCGGCTTCGCAAAAAATCCAATTTGCTGCCCCTTCACCTCTTTGTATCGGGCCGGCAAGCCCCTCAGATACCGGATTTAAATCCCCCCATCCACGCACTTCCTGAATCGGCCTTCCTGGAGGAACTGCGCCGCTATAATGGCACACCTCAAGCCGTGCTGGAAAATGCAGAACTGATGCAGTTGCTTCTCCCGATTCTGCGGGCAGATTTTGCCGCCATTGAAACCTATGTTTACGCAAGCGAACCTCCCCTTGATTGTCCAATCACGGCTTTTGGCGGGTTCCAAGATCCGGAAGCCAGTTGTGATCAGCTAGAAGCTTGGCGCGAACAGACGAGCGCTGCGTTTTCCCTACAGATGTTTCCGGGGGATCACTTCTTTTTACACTCAGCCCAGCCCCAGTTGCTTCAGTTTCTTTCTCAAGCGCTGCATAAGCTGGCAGACTTAGGGTGCGGTTAA
- a CDS encoding tetratricopeptide repeat protein, translated as MDSNLPIVYVSLLLVLLSAAGWFVFRQILRTRKVESNLARLQNKLSKDKGKGTAQEHYELGSIYLDKKLFAQAAVQFQKALKAKDLEGEENQALVYNAYGYACAAQEQYDLAIRQYKEALKFNPAYVTAINNLGFAYERKKLAAQALETYEEALKYEPANPTAKKRAESLRKQVVPAA; from the coding sequence ATGGATAGCAATCTTCCCATTGTTTACGTGTCCCTGTTGCTAGTTTTGCTCTCTGCTGCCGGTTGGTTCGTTTTTCGCCAGATCCTTAGAACTCGCAAAGTAGAAAGTAACCTGGCACGGTTGCAAAACAAGCTAAGCAAAGACAAGGGCAAGGGCACTGCCCAAGAACATTACGAACTTGGCAGTATTTATTTGGATAAGAAACTGTTTGCCCAGGCAGCGGTGCAGTTCCAAAAAGCCTTAAAAGCTAAAGACTTGGAGGGAGAGGAAAATCAGGCTCTTGTCTACAATGCTTATGGCTATGCTTGTGCTGCCCAAGAGCAGTATGACTTAGCTATTCGCCAATACAAGGAGGCTTTGAAGTTCAATCCCGCTTATGTGACGGCGATTAACAATCTGGGCTTTGCTTATGAACGTAAGAAGTTAGCGGCTCAGGCGTTGGAAACTTACGAGGAAGCGCTGAAGTATGAGCCGGCTAATCCAACGGCTAAAAAACGCGCTGAATCGCTGCGGAAACAAGTGGTTCCTGCCGCCTAA
- a CDS encoding DUF3493 domain-containing protein → MADPSSKKPAGSQKASPKLSPETYARLKGEAAAPYRGLRKFVYVVCGASGFLGAFVFLAQLIAGREVSSALPNFALQVGVIALMIWLFRLDKASGKER, encoded by the coding sequence ATGGCCGATCCTAGTTCAAAAAAGCCTGCCGGGAGTCAGAAAGCCTCCCCGAAGCTTAGCCCTGAAACCTACGCTCGCCTCAAAGGGGAAGCTGCCGCCCCTTACCGGGGACTGCGGAAGTTTGTTTATGTCGTCTGCGGAGCCTCTGGTTTCTTGGGTGCCTTTGTCTTCTTGGCTCAGCTCATTGCCGGCAGAGAAGTTAGCTCAGCTTTGCCCAATTTTGCCCTACAAGTTGGGGTCATTGCTCTGATGATTTGGCTATTTCGTCTGGATAAGGCGTCGGGTAAAGAGCGGTAA
- a CDS encoding low-complexity tail membrane protein gives MRSFRSDPFLWIHLAGLAAFPILLGLCLVGLAMGAPLLPVWLELFLVGAAGIVPVLGMQLFRPFYIFSTLVVAMKPELLTPERQRILSLFKTPAHQMLSILVAIFLALALWPIYWWSPIAASVAPSDWRPAGLVLAALAFLGCNLFLQVPVSVARVMLGGDAKFAGTSPYPLEKIRQDFTSLGLQVNQILPALEAESEMVTATSAVATPQPVSPLATDEPASSSNPTESA, from the coding sequence ATGCGCTCCTTTAGATCCGATCCTTTTCTGTGGATTCATTTGGCCGGCTTGGCCGCTTTTCCAATTTTATTGGGCCTGTGCCTGGTGGGATTGGCAATGGGCGCTCCGCTATTGCCGGTTTGGTTAGAATTATTTTTAGTTGGCGCTGCCGGCATTGTGCCGGTGTTAGGGATGCAACTTTTTCGTCCCTTCTACATCTTTAGCACGTTGGTCGTGGCCATGAAGCCGGAGCTTCTGACCCCAGAACGGCAGCGTATCCTCAGCCTTTTTAAAACACCGGCACATCAAATGCTCTCGATTTTGGTGGCCATTTTCCTAGCACTGGCTTTGTGGCCAATCTACTGGTGGTCACCGATTGCAGCTTCAGTGGCTCCTTCAGACTGGCGACCGGCAGGATTGGTTTTAGCAGCACTGGCCTTTTTGGGCTGTAATTTATTCTTGCAAGTGCCGGTGAGCGTCGCACGGGTGATGTTAGGCGGTGACGCAAAATTTGCCGGCACCTCACCCTATCCCCTAGAAAAGATCCGCCAGGATTTTACATCGTTGGGTTTGCAGGTGAATCAAATATTGCCGGCCCTCGAAGCTGAATCGGAAATGGTAACCGCAACCTCTGCCGTTGCCACCCCACAGCCGGTTTCACCCCTAGCAACCGATGAGCCGGCTTCCAGCTCAAATCCCACCGAATCTGCTTAA